The Euphorbia lathyris chromosome 3, ddEupLath1.1, whole genome shotgun sequence genome contains a region encoding:
- the LOC136224121 gene encoding uncharacterized protein: protein MAYVDHAFSITDDDLMIETSYVVNNRPPVKEIALAISLLVFGVIGIVLGGFMTYNRIGGDRAHGLFFAILGFVLFIPGFYYTRIAYYAYKGYKGFSFSNIPPV, encoded by the exons ATGGCGTATGTAGATCACGCTTTTTCCATAACGGACGACGATTTAATGATTGAGACATCCTATGTTGTCAATAATCGCCCTCCCGTTAAAGAGATCGCGCTCGCTATTTCCCTTCTTGTTTTCGGCGTAATCGGTATCGTTTTGGGTGGTTTTATGACTTACAACAGAATCGGCGGCGACCGCGCCCACG GGCTTTTCTTTGCAATTCTGGGATTCGTTCTGTTTATACCGGGGTTTTATTATACAAGGATTGCTTACTATGCTTATAAGGGATACAAAGGCTTCTCTTTCTCCAACATTCCCCCTGTCTAG